Proteins encoded in a region of the Gammaproteobacteria bacterium genome:
- a CDS encoding DUF1761 domain-containing protein: MNPSNLNWLAILAATAAAFVIGFLWYGPILGKAWMGATGLTEEKIAEGNMVRTFSLAFAFQLVMAFCLAMFFYTDPASAQQVNAYSGAFYGFLTGFGWIAMALGVNALFEQRSFRYIAINGGYWIVVFTTMGLILGAWN; encoded by the coding sequence ATGAATCCGTCAAATTTGAACTGGCTGGCAATTCTGGCCGCCACCGCAGCAGCCTTTGTAATTGGTTTTCTCTGGTATGGCCCGATTCTTGGCAAAGCCTGGATGGGAGCAACGGGTTTGACTGAAGAGAAAATTGCTGAGGGCAACATGGTGCGGACTTTTTCGCTGGCATTTGCCTTTCAACTCGTGATGGCATTCTGCCTGGCGATGTTTTTCTACACTGATCCCGCCTCAGCACAGCAGGTAAACGCCTACAGCGGAGCTTTTTATGGATTTCTGACCGGCTTCGGCTGGATAGCCATGGCGCTGGGTGTCAACGCACTGTTTGAACAACGCTCCTTTCGCTACATAGCAATCAATGGCGGCTATTGGATCGTCGTGTTCACGACAATGGGTCTGATTCTTGGCGCGTGGAATTAA
- a CDS encoding GspH/FimT family protein: protein MQTRVSAAFPLPENSTFPQRFSFAMHKGFTIIELIIALAALGILLAIGLPSFQDTVEDVNTNARVKELITSLSLARSEAVKRGTDVHLCATNSAGSDCAAGQWSVGWIVFEDANGDANGAAGSIDAGDEIIRVFGAGRSPSAITFTAALVTFNSMGFNATGTSQEFEIFPGGSIDSHARCIQLSAVGRPLRIEGECP, encoded by the coding sequence ATGCAAACGAGAGTCTCAGCCGCTTTCCCGTTACCGGAAAATTCGACATTTCCGCAGCGCTTCTCTTTTGCCATGCATAAAGGCTTCACAATAATCGAATTGATTATAGCTCTGGCGGCTCTGGGTATTCTGCTGGCAATTGGACTGCCGAGCTTTCAGGATACAGTTGAAGACGTCAATACCAATGCCCGCGTAAAAGAGTTGATTACCTCTTTGAGTCTGGCTCGTAGCGAAGCAGTAAAACGCGGAACTGATGTGCACCTGTGTGCAACTAACAGTGCCGGCTCCGATTGTGCCGCGGGTCAATGGTCTGTTGGCTGGATAGTTTTTGAGGACGCCAACGGCGACGCCAATGGCGCTGCTGGGTCTATAGACGCCGGTGATGAAATTATCCGGGTATTTGGTGCTGGCCGAAGTCCTTCCGCAATTACTTTCACTGCAGCGCTTGTAACTTTCAACAGCATGGGGTTTAACGCAACCGGCACGTCTCAGGAATTTGAGATCTTTCCGGGCGGGTCTATTGATTCCCATGCCAGGTGTATTCAATTGTCTGCGGTGGGTCGTCCATTGAGAATAGAAGGTGAGTGCCCATGA
- the pilV gene encoding type IV pilus modification protein PilV encodes MKQFDRSQCGSTMIEVLVSLLIVSFGLLGMAALQAEGIVSNQSAYYRTQAVTFANDMADRMRANISAVTSGSYDDVAGSSTGACYTVGSCSAAQMAGNDVFEWSAAVAASLPGGVGVVCRDASPNDGTPAANGCAGAGDIYAVKIWWDDDRDGNPEERVVIEFRPE; translated from the coding sequence ATGAAACAATTCGACAGGTCGCAATGTGGTTCGACCATGATCGAAGTGCTGGTTTCGTTACTCATTGTTTCGTTCGGATTACTCGGTATGGCTGCATTGCAGGCAGAAGGTATTGTCAGCAACCAGAGTGCCTACTATCGAACCCAGGCAGTTACTTTCGCAAACGATATGGCGGACCGCATGCGAGCAAATATTTCTGCGGTCACTTCTGGCAGCTATGACGATGTTGCGGGTTCATCAACCGGGGCCTGTTATACCGTTGGCAGTTGCTCCGCTGCTCAGATGGCTGGCAATGACGTGTTCGAATGGAGTGCAGCAGTTGCCGCATCACTGCCTGGTGGTGTCGGTGTGGTCTGCCGCGATGCGTCTCCGAACGATGGGACTCCCGCAGCAAACGGCTGTGCAGGGGCTGGAGACATCTATGCGGTCAAGATCTGGTGGGATGATGACCGTGATGGCAATCCTGAAGAAAGAGTCGTTATTGAATTCCGTCCGGAGTAA
- a CDS encoding DUF1631 family protein, translated as MTHTFEQIVEQVRDFSSAALSELVDRALGHGLLVLNQQHRHTGDDEKLRVARPAVVKRFSDHIKSRFDGLLGSEASRQADSLESSTLSLMGKDLQDANIALEGMAKHARNCHINEYLRFAVRINARFYRVHFDETNNPLDPGNLAEIFRQAVNPVGLCSAALLDVYRQFNRHVFREIASILKEANEILARTGIKPSLENLGRTRESVAFRRSEPRASQDANTRAFRAEEITAEQQIDESPGLLSVLVDYLHEHNPNGLDAFTCKDASPTDNRTRVIGTRQLLKILVAERAKGQILKEFDRDPSGLRVTRQVTKLLTSESESGQRLLLDQQCSDVVSLTSLLFDAIRRDGVVPRGPKSLLGKAWLTVLQATLADPGLFDKGGHPIWVLLNELAAAGICWTHNDQLLDDRLYQRARTAVLELASDYNGNFAQIEKLAEDFISYKRQFLKERSGSSDHLLSSSEGKQRLQALNIYASRKIAERISDQTIPPLVRDLLENHYVKFLVKVLGRDGAGGDSWKSVMDTVDVLLWSVTPGKSPQDIERLNRINDRLITNLGSALKLADVEKTKRDEMLRQIRALQQDDILLASDARSKELAAGDEGLESDAAGLPEVPDHGPNFDRCLEDVRNLPIGMWLEFNVHGIEPIRCTLVSKIPSIDRYIFVNRQGIKVVEKSESGLARELADQSARLIDNGRLVERALDAVIADFRSLG; from the coding sequence GTGACCCATACATTCGAACAAATAGTAGAACAGGTCAGGGACTTTTCCTCCGCTGCCTTGTCGGAACTGGTAGACAGGGCGCTTGGCCATGGGTTGCTGGTTCTCAATCAGCAGCATAGACATACAGGCGACGATGAAAAACTGCGGGTCGCCAGGCCAGCTGTAGTAAAACGATTTTCCGATCACATCAAATCCAGATTCGATGGGCTTCTGGGAAGCGAAGCCAGTCGCCAGGCAGATTCGTTGGAATCTAGTACTCTCAGTCTTATGGGCAAAGATTTGCAAGACGCAAATATTGCGCTGGAGGGCATGGCTAAACACGCGCGTAACTGCCATATAAACGAGTACTTGCGGTTTGCGGTTCGCATCAACGCCAGGTTCTATCGCGTTCATTTCGACGAAACAAACAATCCTCTGGATCCCGGGAATCTTGCCGAGATCTTCAGGCAGGCAGTTAATCCGGTTGGGTTATGTTCGGCTGCCCTGCTGGATGTCTATCGTCAGTTCAATAGGCATGTTTTTCGTGAGATTGCATCAATCTTGAAGGAGGCCAATGAGATCCTGGCAAGAACCGGTATCAAGCCCAGCCTTGAGAATTTGGGGCGGACCAGGGAATCGGTTGCTTTTAGAAGAAGCGAGCCGCGAGCCAGCCAGGATGCAAACACCCGGGCTTTTCGCGCTGAGGAAATAACGGCCGAGCAGCAAATTGATGAGAGCCCCGGTCTGCTGAGTGTACTGGTTGACTATCTGCATGAGCATAATCCGAACGGATTGGATGCCTTTACCTGTAAGGATGCCTCGCCGACCGACAATCGAACCCGTGTCATAGGCACCAGGCAGTTGTTAAAGATACTTGTGGCGGAACGAGCCAAAGGTCAGATATTGAAAGAATTCGACCGTGATCCCTCGGGATTGCGGGTCACCAGACAAGTCACCAAATTGCTGACATCGGAGAGTGAGTCAGGCCAGCGACTGTTGTTGGATCAGCAATGTTCCGATGTTGTCAGCCTGACAAGTCTCTTGTTTGATGCGATCCGCCGGGATGGCGTGGTACCGCGGGGGCCCAAATCCCTGTTGGGGAAGGCGTGGCTTACCGTGCTACAAGCAACACTGGCTGACCCCGGGTTGTTTGACAAGGGCGGTCACCCAATCTGGGTGCTGCTGAATGAGCTGGCGGCTGCTGGCATTTGCTGGACCCATAATGATCAGCTACTGGATGACCGGCTTTATCAGAGGGCCCGGACAGCAGTCCTGGAGCTTGCTTCTGACTATAACGGGAACTTTGCCCAGATTGAAAAGCTGGCAGAGGATTTTATTTCTTACAAGAGGCAGTTTCTAAAAGAAAGATCCGGGTCATCCGACCACCTGCTGAGTTCCAGTGAAGGCAAGCAGCGCTTACAGGCATTGAATATCTATGCCAGTCGTAAGATAGCGGAACGCATTTCGGATCAGACCATTCCACCATTGGTAAGAGATCTGCTGGAAAATCACTACGTCAAATTTCTGGTTAAAGTGCTGGGCAGGGACGGAGCTGGCGGTGATAGTTGGAAGTCGGTCATGGATACCGTAGATGTATTGCTCTGGAGCGTGACTCCGGGCAAATCTCCCCAAGACATTGAGCGGTTGAACAGAATCAATGACAGACTGATCACCAATCTGGGCAGTGCCCTTAAATTGGCAGATGTTGAAAAAACCAAACGGGACGAAATGCTCCGCCAGATTAGGGCTCTGCAGCAGGACGATATTTTGCTTGCATCAGACGCAAGGTCAAAGGAATTAGCCGCGGGAGATGAAGGACTTGAATCAGATGCTGCAGGATTACCTGAAGTACCCGACCATGGGCCGAATTTTGATCGGTGTCTGGAGGATGTCAGGAATCTACCTATAGGTATGTGGCTGGAATTCAATGTTCACGGTATTGAACCCATTAGATGCACGTTGGTTTCCAAAATCCCCAGCATTGACCGGTATATATTTGTCAATCGCCAGGGGATCAAGGTAGTAGAAAAATCTGAGAGTGGACTGGCTCGCGAGCTTGCGGATCAATCTGCCCGGTTGATTGATAACGGCCGGTTGGTAGAACGGGCGCTTGATGCAGTCATCGCCGACTTCCGTAGCCTAGGCTAG
- a CDS encoding PilC/PilY family type IV pilus protein, whose amino-acid sequence MKISTHFKLLMTYLLSVLGLSVTLDTADAAELTLASSPLYLGTLIDPNIFFMLDDSGSMDWEVLTKDFEYYFNYWGDNNVAHIEDGLFTGFAASGTCSGRRDYAYIFDESDAVYNSCSYAVLEDNELLVTERDWRIRSAALNVMYYNPAVNYGPWVGYPNASFTAARSNPQSGSDGYSELRDLTGFKYEVYTDDHGYSGLRVDGPNDVNDTPNGRVDLYDSHTTYTVNASNVLREEFVTADAAGIQALPDCDLDDAQDSPPYADCFGTVQTDTVLTGSNVDGYGRSLTEVKQNIANWYQYYRKRSFVAKDAISRVISSYGSFRYGLSVINDYSNLFFEVPADGDVDYSDNNAALIQALMSYEWDAYGTPLRRGLERVGRYYSNYYSSYANPITASCQQNYSLLFTDGYWNGSSPYTSAIGDEDGDGINDTVADVARYFYEQDLSPLPNQVATTLLDDNNKQHMVTFTVAFGVTGDLVDTDNDNYPDPELTESDDWGNPFSSDPEKIDDLWHAAYNSKGYFVSAKSPEEVVEALAVALSEISDRVGSSASVATNTGSLKTGSAIFQARFDSTDWRGELLKYEINTDGSIEPEPEWDAGSRLNLLNYNTGRELITWNPDVDVIPGGSPEGEGIPFRFPSNYNSPNATTEMSAEQVQYLMAHAPHSLATGDSGEIADNQDFGEDIVNYLRGDKTNQGAGRNFRYRNSVMGDIVNSDPKYVGAPAFRYPDSIEPGAYSDFATAWASRAGIVYVGANDGILHAFNSETGQELMGYVPNAVYKNLAELATTDYIHRYFVDGSPNIVDAYFAGMLDPVTAAAGTWRTVLAGGLGAGGQAVYALDVTDPSLFDESTAADVVLWEFDDSDDADLGYTFGKPQIAKMADGKWVAVFGNGYNNTASDGNSSSTGHAVVYVVDVQDGSIIKKFDTQAGSSSTPNGMATPLLIDADSDFIVDYIYAGDLEGNLWKLDVTSSSPSGWDFHASSSGVPQPLFTTDASQPITTQPQAAFHPDKLGGFMVYFGTGKYLEVGDNDSFGQPTQTFYGIWDKNQSGYTNVSSSDLLTQYIANQYTETFDTDDDGIDDKEYLLRDMSDNEIDWSVHKGFKVQLLPQKVEGVANASNFGERQVSNAIVRGGRLIFSTLLPSQLECEYGGLSFLMELDYRDGSQLPYPAFDLNADGAYTEEDTDAAGRSSTVGIMPTVSIMYDGSEDVAYASGASGDIDVIELNIGSQGYGRQSWRKVE is encoded by the coding sequence ATGAAAATTTCGACCCATTTCAAGCTGCTAATGACCTATTTGCTATCAGTTTTAGGCCTGAGCGTTACGCTTGATACTGCTGATGCAGCTGAGTTGACTCTGGCCAGCAGCCCGCTTTATCTGGGCACCCTGATTGATCCCAATATATTCTTTATGCTTGATGATTCCGGTTCAATGGACTGGGAAGTGTTAACCAAGGACTTTGAGTATTACTTCAACTACTGGGGTGACAATAACGTTGCGCATATAGAGGATGGGTTGTTTACTGGCTTTGCGGCAAGTGGCACCTGCTCCGGTCGACGTGATTATGCTTATATCTTCGATGAGTCCGATGCAGTGTACAATAGCTGTTCTTATGCTGTGCTTGAAGATAATGAGTTGCTTGTGACAGAGCGGGATTGGCGTATCCGTTCAGCTGCTCTCAATGTCATGTATTATAACCCTGCAGTAAACTACGGTCCCTGGGTTGGCTACCCCAACGCCAGCTTCACTGCTGCCAGAAGTAACCCGCAGTCGGGATCCGATGGATACTCCGAACTTCGTGATCTGACCGGATTCAAATACGAAGTTTACACTGATGACCATGGGTATAGCGGTTTACGCGTAGACGGTCCTAATGACGTTAATGATACACCAAATGGACGGGTCGATCTTTACGATTCCCATACTACCTATACAGTTAACGCCTCGAATGTATTGCGAGAAGAATTCGTCACAGCGGACGCGGCTGGCATACAGGCGTTGCCTGACTGTGACCTGGATGATGCGCAAGACAGCCCTCCCTATGCAGATTGTTTTGGTACTGTGCAGACGGACACGGTGCTGACCGGTTCCAATGTGGACGGATACGGCCGCAGTCTGACCGAGGTTAAGCAGAATATTGCCAACTGGTACCAGTACTACCGCAAGCGTTCGTTCGTCGCCAAGGATGCGATTTCCAGGGTGATCAGTTCTTACGGTTCTTTCCGCTACGGACTCAGTGTGATCAACGACTACTCAAACTTGTTCTTTGAAGTGCCGGCGGATGGTGATGTTGATTACAGCGACAATAATGCTGCGCTCATCCAGGCGCTGATGTCCTACGAATGGGATGCTTATGGAACTCCATTGCGCCGCGGTTTGGAGCGTGTGGGCCGCTATTATTCTAATTACTATTCCAGCTACGCCAATCCGATAACTGCCTCCTGTCAGCAAAACTATTCGTTATTGTTTACCGACGGGTATTGGAACGGAAGTTCGCCCTACACGAGCGCAATCGGCGACGAGGATGGTGACGGCATAAACGATACGGTTGCCGACGTTGCGCGCTATTTTTATGAGCAGGATTTGAGCCCGTTACCGAATCAGGTGGCCACGACACTGCTTGATGATAATAATAAACAGCACATGGTCACGTTCACTGTGGCTTTTGGTGTGACCGGAGATCTGGTTGATACCGACAACGACAATTACCCTGATCCGGAGCTGACTGAAAGTGATGATTGGGGAAACCCGTTCAGTTCTGATCCAGAGAAGATTGACGACCTCTGGCATGCAGCCTACAACAGCAAGGGCTATTTTGTGTCAGCCAAATCACCAGAGGAAGTGGTTGAGGCTCTTGCCGTTGCGCTCTCTGAAATTTCAGACCGGGTGGGCTCTTCGGCGTCGGTTGCTACCAATACGGGATCACTGAAGACCGGTTCAGCCATATTCCAGGCCCGATTTGACAGCACCGACTGGCGGGGAGAGCTCCTGAAGTACGAGATCAATACCGATGGTTCCATTGAACCTGAACCCGAATGGGATGCAGGTTCCAGGCTGAATCTGTTAAATTACAACACCGGCCGTGAGTTGATCACCTGGAACCCGGACGTGGATGTCATACCGGGCGGATCACCGGAGGGAGAAGGGATACCGTTTCGCTTCCCGTCCAACTACAATTCGCCCAATGCCACCACTGAAATGTCGGCTGAGCAGGTGCAGTACCTGATGGCTCATGCGCCCCACTCATTGGCAACTGGCGATTCCGGTGAAATCGCAGACAACCAGGATTTTGGTGAGGATATCGTTAATTACTTGCGAGGTGACAAGACCAACCAGGGGGCTGGTAGAAACTTCCGGTATCGCAATAGTGTAATGGGCGATATCGTGAATTCGGATCCCAAATACGTTGGCGCACCTGCTTTCCGCTATCCAGATAGTATCGAGCCCGGTGCGTACAGTGATTTCGCAACGGCTTGGGCTTCCCGTGCAGGAATAGTATATGTCGGTGCCAATGACGGTATCCTGCATGCGTTCAATAGCGAAACTGGCCAGGAACTGATGGGCTATGTTCCCAATGCTGTCTATAAAAATCTGGCAGAGCTGGCAACCACAGACTATATTCATCGCTACTTTGTAGATGGTAGTCCAAACATTGTTGACGCCTATTTTGCAGGCATGCTGGATCCAGTTACAGCGGCGGCAGGAACCTGGCGTACGGTTCTAGCAGGTGGATTGGGGGCCGGCGGTCAGGCTGTTTATGCATTGGACGTGACAGACCCCAGTCTCTTTGATGAGTCTACTGCAGCCGACGTGGTACTGTGGGAATTTGATGATTCTGATGATGCCGATCTCGGGTACACTTTCGGTAAGCCGCAGATTGCGAAAATGGCGGACGGTAAGTGGGTAGCAGTTTTTGGCAACGGCTATAACAATACGGCATCAGATGGTAATTCCAGTAGCACCGGTCACGCTGTAGTCTATGTCGTTGATGTCCAGGACGGCAGCATTATCAAGAAGTTTGATACACAAGCTGGTAGTTCGAGTACGCCAAATGGCATGGCAACACCGCTCTTGATCGATGCAGATTCCGATTTCATTGTCGACTACATCTATGCGGGCGATCTGGAGGGTAATCTTTGGAAGCTTGATGTCACCAGCTCCAGTCCTTCCGGCTGGGATTTTCATGCGTCCTCGTCTGGTGTTCCGCAACCGTTATTTACAACTGACGCTTCGCAACCTATTACTACGCAGCCTCAGGCAGCCTTTCATCCGGACAAACTGGGTGGTTTCATGGTGTATTTTGGAACGGGAAAATATCTTGAGGTAGGGGATAACGATAGCTTCGGTCAACCAACTCAAACGTTTTACGGAATATGGGACAAGAACCAGTCAGGATACACAAACGTTTCCTCCAGTGACTTGCTGACTCAATACATAGCGAATCAGTATACAGAGACTTTCGATACCGATGACGATGGCATTGATGACAAGGAGTATCTGTTGAGAGACATGTCCGACAACGAAATCGACTGGTCTGTGCACAAAGGTTTCAAGGTCCAATTGCTGCCGCAGAAAGTTGAGGGAGTTGCGAACGCGAGCAACTTTGGTGAGCGACAAGTCTCTAACGCTATCGTCCGTGGCGGTCGTCTTATATTCAGTACGCTACTTCCATCGCAGCTGGAGTGTGAATATGGAGGCCTTAGCTTCCTCATGGAGTTGGATTACCGGGACGGAAGCCAATTGCCCTATCCGGCGTTCGATCTGAATGCGGATGGCGCGTATACCGAGGAAGATACTGACGCAGCAGGGCGCTCCTCAACAGTCGGTATCATGCCAACTGTGAGTATTATGTACGATGGATCGGAAGATGTGGCGTATGCCAGTGGTGCGAGTGGTGATATTGACGTAATCGAACTCAATATTGGCAGCCAGGGCTACGGTCGACAATCCTGGCGAAAAGTCGAATAG
- a CDS encoding type IV pilin protein has translation MSSRQEKGFTIIELLIAVAILGVLSAIAIPSYLDNVGRSRRSEAKTVLLEVASEQERFFSSNNSYTTNDFPLTGVADGRESESGYYAVSVAACAGGAIANCFVATATAQNEQAGETCTTLTLSSTGIRGATGGSADDCWMR, from the coding sequence ATGAGTTCCAGGCAAGAAAAGGGTTTTACAATAATTGAGCTGCTGATCGCAGTTGCCATTCTCGGTGTGCTGTCTGCCATTGCAATTCCATCTTATCTGGACAATGTGGGCAGATCCCGTCGTTCTGAAGCGAAGACCGTGCTGCTGGAGGTTGCTTCTGAGCAGGAACGATTCTTCTCCAGCAATAACTCCTATACCACCAATGATTTTCCGCTGACCGGTGTCGCCGACGGCAGAGAGTCGGAAAGCGGCTATTATGCTGTAAGTGTTGCTGCGTGTGCAGGGGGGGCAATTGCCAATTGTTTTGTCGCCACGGCGACTGCTCAGAACGAGCAAGCTGGCGAAACCTGTACTACATTGACCCTAAGTAGCACGGGAATCCGAGGTGCTACAGGTGGTAGCGCGGATGACTGCTGGATGCGCTAG
- a CDS encoding PilX N-terminal domain-containing pilus assembly protein encodes MKTRNSQQRRLPAKGFGYRGNQQGAVLVFCLVFLVVLTMMAVTGMETSILEERMSGNLRDQSSAFQAAESALKVAENWLDDQIELPDTSSNGSTTVWVRDSMDPNPSDSLFWWQGSSTGESWWNTNAEALSGFSVVNSQPQYIIEHLLEASVGQSIAIGNGEIPLPRVFHRITSRAEGATGSAEVTLQSTFVKYYE; translated from the coding sequence ATGAAAACTAGGAATTCACAACAGAGACGTCTGCCGGCGAAAGGCTTTGGCTATCGCGGTAATCAACAAGGGGCAGTGCTGGTGTTTTGCCTGGTTTTCCTCGTTGTGCTGACGATGATGGCAGTGACCGGCATGGAGACCAGCATTCTCGAGGAAAGAATGTCGGGCAACCTGCGAGACCAATCCTCTGCGTTTCAGGCTGCAGAATCGGCGCTGAAAGTAGCTGAAAACTGGCTTGACGATCAGATCGAGCTGCCGGATACCAGCAGTAATGGTTCTACTACTGTGTGGGTGCGCGATTCGATGGATCCGAACCCTTCAGATTCGCTGTTCTGGTGGCAGGGATCTTCAACCGGAGAATCCTGGTGGAACACAAATGCTGAAGCGCTGTCAGGGTTTTCCGTCGTCAATTCGCAACCTCAGTACATTATAGAACACTTGCTGGAGGCGTCAGTTGGTCAATCGATCGCTATCGGAAACGGTGAAATTCCATTGCCTCGGGTATTTCACCGAATAACCTCAAGGGCAGAAGGTGCGACTGGATCAGCGGAAGTGACTCTACAATCAACGTTTGTTAAATACTACGAGTAA
- a CDS encoding VOC family protein — MQLTPFHLAIQVRDIHEARDFYGVKMGLPEGRSAAEWIDFNLFGHQLVVHLNPALGKSGRVPSISNGVDGQGVPVPHFGVVLSFEDWEALAEKVRVFIDGFIIEPYVRFKGQPGEQGTMFFIDPSGNALEFKAFRDIEAELFAK; from the coding sequence ATGCAGCTGACTCCCTTCCACCTTGCTATACAGGTTCGCGATATCCATGAGGCCAGGGATTTCTATGGCGTAAAAATGGGATTGCCGGAAGGGCGCAGCGCAGCAGAATGGATTGATTTCAATCTGTTCGGACATCAGCTGGTGGTGCATCTCAACCCGGCTCTCGGGAAGTCCGGCAGGGTACCCAGTATCTCAAATGGTGTTGATGGGCAAGGGGTGCCGGTACCCCATTTCGGCGTGGTGCTGAGTTTCGAGGATTGGGAGGCGCTGGCGGAAAAAGTGCGCGTATTTATCGACGGATTCATCATCGAGCCATATGTTCGCTTCAAAGGCCAGCCCGGGGAGCAGGGTACGATGTTCTTTATTGATCCGTCGGGGAATGCCCTTGAGTTCAAGGCATTCAGGGATATAGAAGCGGAGCTTTTTGCGAAATAG
- a CDS encoding PilW family protein: MIRRATDRVSFPGRMTGLSIVELLIAMVLGLSLAAGVVEIYTGNDATERSRDANARIQENGRFALSYLNQELHAAGHLGCQSNTDDGNTNSTLDTPPADFQPEMGLQGWEANGTDPGDVFNSLDGVATVSSTNGSWGTSGGNVMPALQVVPGSDIVRVWNTSGDIGRLNGVTTGANPVVNISAINIVAGDVLMLNDCEHIDWVQACSVSSGASGTLNVTISSACSPGNLTSPPITANVGAEVTKLEGTVLYVGKRNNTAGNTPALFRARLGTTASPTVVEELIEGVESLQVLYGINTDEDSRNAVDTYLPADQIPAGDWGRVISVRLSLLMQSIEDSIVPAPQAYQFNGVMYDGQGANGNLPADLRLRRVFTSTISLRNRALGL; encoded by the coding sequence ATGATTAGACGAGCGACAGACAGAGTCAGCTTCCCGGGCCGTATGACTGGACTCAGCATTGTGGAGCTTCTTATCGCAATGGTATTAGGTCTCAGCCTGGCTGCAGGGGTGGTGGAGATTTATACCGGAAATGATGCGACCGAGCGTAGCCGCGATGCCAATGCCAGAATTCAGGAGAATGGCCGGTTCGCACTCAGTTACTTGAATCAGGAACTGCATGCTGCAGGACACCTTGGTTGTCAAAGCAATACAGATGACGGGAACACCAACAGTACTCTCGACACGCCCCCGGCGGACTTTCAGCCCGAGATGGGACTGCAAGGATGGGAAGCCAATGGCACCGATCCAGGCGATGTATTCAATAGCCTCGACGGCGTAGCCACTGTAAGCAGCACAAACGGTTCATGGGGCACCAGTGGTGGCAATGTCATGCCTGCACTTCAAGTGGTTCCTGGTTCAGATATTGTCAGAGTCTGGAACACTTCCGGCGATATTGGCAGGCTTAACGGTGTTACAACTGGCGCAAATCCAGTCGTCAATATATCTGCTATCAATATCGTCGCTGGTGACGTATTGATGCTCAATGACTGCGAGCATATTGACTGGGTGCAAGCCTGTTCTGTCTCAAGCGGGGCCAGTGGCACACTCAATGTAACGATAAGTAGCGCTTGCAGTCCCGGTAATCTGACAAGCCCGCCCATCACTGCCAACGTCGGTGCGGAAGTAACGAAACTCGAAGGTACGGTCTTGTATGTGGGCAAGCGGAATAATACTGCCGGTAATACTCCAGCTCTTTTTCGTGCGCGACTGGGGACAACGGCCTCGCCTACGGTAGTTGAGGAATTGATTGAAGGAGTAGAAAGCCTGCAGGTTCTGTATGGCATCAACACCGATGAAGATAGCAGGAACGCGGTAGACACCTATCTTCCGGCCGATCAGATTCCGGCTGGGGACTGGGGTAGAGTAATCAGTGTTCGATTGAGTCTGTTGATGCAATCCATCGAGGACAGCATAGTCCCTGCGCCTCAGGCCTATCAATTTAATGGCGTCATGTACGACGGCCAGGGTGCCAATGGCAATTTGCCTGCTGACCTGCGCTTGAGAAGAGTCTTTACTTCCACCATCAGTTTGCGAAACCGGGCACTAGGCCTCTAG